GATCAGCTTACGAGAATGATGGATGATATACGCGGTGAGATAGACAAGCCAGCAGACAAGAGGGATATACCCAATCTTGACGCTGTGTTGGGCGAAGTGCTGGATTCATGCAGGGAGCAGATACTGGAGATAGAGTCATGGAGGCCATCGAGATATGAGGCGTTGGAACTCGTCGATGTTCTCAGCTCCGCTGAGTCGGGGAAGCACTGAAATGACAGCGGATGAATTAGCATCAAGGCAGAGAAAAGCTATGTCCTTGAGTGTTACTGTGGTTGAGGATGGATATTCAGTGCCATCTTCAAATGGCGGGGAGTATATTGTATCTTATGCGGATGATGGAAGACTTGTCTGTAAATGTGTGGATTTCGTCATACACAAAGCCGATTTGGATTGGCAGTGCAAGCACATCCTTGCAGTCACCCTATTCCAGCAGAGAAGCAATATATCCCATCCATCACCGATCAGACCGATCAAGAGGACAAGGTATGACGTTATCGATCTGGGTTAGATATAAAAAAGCGAGGTGATGAAAGATTGAGAGAGGAGAAGATACGGATAATTATTATGCCAGATGGCAGCAGCTTAGTGGAAGTGCTGGGCGTCAAAGGCAAACGGTGCCTCAAGATAACTGAGGAGTTGGAAGGGGAGTTGGGCAATGTCACAGAGAGGAAAGCGAAAGCGGATATGCAGGAAAAAGAAAACACTGTCGTTACCAATCAGCAGCAGAATTTACATAGACGATGACAGTGCGTCAAGATAACTAATATTGCAATGCCAAGAATATGGCTATTCTCTAATCCTAATAGTGAATAAGGAGAACCAGATGGGCAAGGGAGAATGAGTAATAACTTGTCCAAAGCTCTGGTGAAAAGGCAGATAAGGGGCAAACGTTGAATGTCACCAAGACGGTCTGCTTACCTGTGATTGGAAATGGCTAAGGTGAGGTCGTGCGAACTTGAATCCGTGTTTGAAATCTCGTGATCTATGAACATCTCAAAACAACGATATGGGATGTAGTAAAAAAGGTAATCCTTAATGCCGTCATGTAAGGATGAAAATCATATTCCCGAATGATGAAGCCTCTGGTTAAATTAGGATATAAACCATGCTCTTTTTACGAGGGCGTAAAGAACGTAAAGATTAGAATCAAATCAATAAGACTCTATCCCTAAAACGGGGTGTAGCGGAAGCCTAAAACCAATCGAAACAGTGCAATATTGGAACTTGAGAACTTCACATCTCGGTCAGAAATGACTGGATTAACTGCAATTGATGTGAGATGTGAAGGGCGGAAGATTCGTAGTAGTCTGAAGTATGGAAAGCATACTACAAGGCAAAGGAATCTAGCTAATCTAAAATTCTAAAAGGAAGTAGGGAGTATGTTAGACATAGCCCAAAAACAAAAGAATTTGGCTCTTAAAGCTAAAGAAAGACCAAAAGAAAGAATTGGTGGACTTTATTCCCTTATAAGTCAAAAAGAATGGATAATACAGTCCTTGTGGAATGTGCTACAAAATAGTGGTGCAAAAACAGAGGGTGTTGATGGAAAGGTAAAAGAAACGTATTACGATACAGCAAGACAATCACCAACACCTCAAGGAATAAAATTGGTAGAGGAAATATGTAGAGAATTGAATGAAAATCTATATAAACCCCAACCTGTGAAACGTATATACATTCCAAAAGCTAATGGGAAAATGAGACCTATCGGAATTCCAACCATCAAAGACCGAGTGGTGCAAGAAGCAATCAGAATGGTATTAGAACCAATATATGAGTCTGATTTTCTTGGTTGTTCATACGGATTCAGACCAAACAGAAATACGATGGATGCCATCTCAAACTGTTATAGGATGATGAACATACGACCTAAATACTACTGGGTCATTGAAGGTGATATAAAAGGATGTTTTGATAATATTGATCACAAAATATTAATGAAACTCATCAAAAATCGGATCGCCGATAGAAAATTAGCGGATACAATTTACAAGTGTCTCAAAGCGGGTTACCAAGAGGATAATGGGCAAATATGTAAACCCAATGTGGGAACACCACAAGGTGGAATCATATCGCCATTACTAGCAAACATATACTTGTATGAAATGGATAAATGGTGGGAACAAAACTACCACCTAAGCAAAAACAAAAGGACAACCCGCAGAAATAGAGGGCTAGGGAACTTCTACCTAATCCGCTATGCAGATGATTTCATCATCCTTAGCAACGGAAAGAAAGAGGAAGTTTATAGATTCAAAGAGGAACTATTCAATTTCCTAAAAACAATGAAGCTAGAACTCTCAGAGGAAAAGACCTGAACTGATCGAAACCTTGAAAAAATTGGACAGAGAATCCAAAAAGCTACAACCAATGGACTTCTACGATGAGAGTTACAGAAGACTGAGATATTGTCGCTATGCAGATGACTTCATACTTGGCGTCGTCGGAACGAAAGATGAAGCAAGAGAGATCATGGAGAATGTCAGGAATTTCTTGAATTCAGAACTAAATCTCCGAACCGCAAGCGATAAGACAGGCATTAGCTCAGGTAAGGAAGGCACACAATTCCTGAGTTATAGTATCTCCATGTATAGCACCGATAAGCTGGTGCGTATAAAGGTGAAAGGGAGATACATAAAGCGAAGGACAGTCTCTAACCGAGTATCTCTCAGAGTGCCAGATGGTAAAGCACAGAATTTCTGTCAACGATATGGCTATGGTAATTGGCAAACCAATAAGCCTACCCATAGCCAATACTGTATCAATCTTCTGACTTGGAGATTATCAGCACGTATAACGCAGAGCTAAGAGGATTGGCTAACTATTATTGTCTTGCTAATGATGTTAAAATGAAGCTAGGAAAATTGGAATATATTTGCAATTACAGCTTATTCCATACACTTGCCGCAAGACATAATACCAAAAAGTCAACAATCCTGAGAAAGCTCAAAAGAGGGAATGAGTATGTTCACCGATACGATGTTAAAGGTGAACAGCGTGAGATCAAAGTTTTCAGGCTCAAACATATAGATAGAAAGCCAATAATGTGGAATGTCGACGAAGAACCCAATCCTCTATGTCTGAAATCAACCAGAAATGAACTGGTGAAAAGGTTAAACTATTAGGGAACACGTGCCCTACTCTGTTACTATCCAATCTGCTTATATCCACAACTCATGACCCGCTTGCAGGTCTGCTTGGCTCAAACACAGATGGGAAGATATACTTGGCAGCGACAGACCTTGAGATCGGTATACGGGTTTCCGTAGATGGTCAGGTGACAGAGGGTGGCCCTATTACAATACCAGCAAAGAAATTCGCTGCGATGGTGAAGGAGATGACGGATTCTGAGATACACCTGGTGACAATGCCGGAAGATAAGATAAGCATTACTTGTGGTTCAGCGAGGTTCAAGATAGCTGGATTACCCGCTGATGAGTTCCCTCCGTTAATAAATGAAAAAGATAATGATAAGAAGCTATCTTTTGTCTCTATGGACTCCAACGTATTGCTGACTATGATCCAGCAAACGTCATTCGCCGCTTCGAGAGAAGAAACGAGGCATTTCCTGAATGGCGTTCACATCAGCCTGAAAGAAATACTGGTAAAGATGGCAGCGACTGATGGCAAGAGATTGGCTGTGGCTACCGCAAACTTGGATGATGCAACTACGGAAGAGAAACAAGGTATAATACCTACCAAGGCAGTGGAGCGTCTCAAGGAGATGCTAACATACACTGTTATTGTGAAGATATGTTTGGACAATAGCCGCATAATCTTTGATATGGGTGATATTACACTTGTTTCAAGGCTTATCGAGGGTGAGTATCCCGATTATGAAAAAGTGATACCAGTAGAGAACGGCATAAGGCTGACTATGGATACACAGCGACTGCTTTCCATAATTAAACGAATTGGGACGATGGCTAACCCAAAGACACCGGGTTTGACGATGGAGACTACAGGCGACATCCTAAAGGTGAAAGCATCAACACTGGAATATGGCGAGGGCTGTGAGGAAACGCAAATAAAGAAGGAAGGCGACGACATAAGCATTGGACTCAATGCTCAGTATCTAATGGACATCCTGAAAGCCACTGACAGAGATGAAGTGGTGTTTAGCATGAGTGATCCACTCAAGCCTATCCTGATGAAACCAGTCGGCAACGATGGCTATGTCTGTGTGATCATGCCGATGAGGTTATAGCCCTTTAATATAGCTCATTAACAAATGCGGAAGGCTTTAATTCGAAAGCCTTTAGCTAAAGAATTTATATAGCGTCAATGACCTGAGTGTTATTGACGCTTTTTTTATTGCTTATGACTGCATAAAAATCTGACGCATTCTCTTATGTCAAATTTTTCTATTGACAGTCTCACATACGAGATTTACAATTTGTGAAGAATAGATCCTTATGGATTAGATATAAGACAATAAATCATAATAGCTGATTATTTTAGGTGAGAAAGAGAATCATAATGCAATGCCCAAAGTGTAAGCACGATAATCGAGAAGGCAGGAAGTTTTGTGCCAAATGCGGCGCCAAAATGGGATGGGTATGTCCAAAGTGTGGCTTTGAAAATGAAGCAGATGAGCTGTTCTGTGGTGAATGTGGAACTAAGCTTGGAGAATTTCAACCACCAATACAACCTACTATTCCCAAACTAGAGGACATGCAAAGCAGACTATACATCCCGGAGCCGCTCAGGAAGCGAATGGACT
This is a stretch of genomic DNA from Candidatus Saganbacteria bacterium. It encodes these proteins:
- the dnaN gene encoding DNA polymerase III subunit beta, producing the protein MSTTHDPLAGLLGSNTDGKIYLAATDLEIGIRVSVDGQVTEGGPITIPAKKFAAMVKEMTDSEIHLVTMPEDKISITCGSARFKIAGLPADEFPPLINEKDNDKKLSFVSMDSNVLLTMIQQTSFAASREETRHFLNGVHISLKEILVKMAATDGKRLAVATANLDDATTEEKQGIIPTKAVERLKEMLTYTVIVKICLDNSRIIFDMGDITLVSRLIEGEYPDYEKVIPVENGIRLTMDTQRLLSIIKRIGTMANPKTPGLTMETTGDILKVKASTLEYGEGCEETQIKKEGDDISIGLNAQYLMDILKATDRDEVVFSMSDPLKPILMKPVGNDGYVCVIMPMRL
- a CDS encoding reverse transcriptase domain-containing protein; protein product: MLDIAQKQKNLALKAKERPKERIGGLYSLISQKEWIIQSLWNVLQNSGAKTEGVDGKVKETYYDTARQSPTPQGIKLVEEICRELNENLYKPQPVKRIYIPKANGKMRPIGIPTIKDRVVQEAIRMVLEPIYESDFLGCSYGFRPNRNTMDAISNCYRMMNIRPKYYWVIEGDIKGCFDNIDHKILMKLIKNRIADRKLADTIYKCLKAGYQEDNGQICKPNVGTPQGGIISPLLANIYLYEMDKWWEQNYHLSKNKRTTRRNRGLGNFYLIRYADDFIILSNGKKEEVYRFKEELFNFLKTMKLELSEEKT
- a CDS encoding DUF2997 domain-containing protein; protein product: MREEKIRIIIMPDGSSLVEVLGVKGKRCLKITEELEGELGNVTERKAKADMQEKENTVVTNQQQNLHRR